The following are from one region of the Tachysurus fulvidraco isolate hzauxx_2018 chromosome 24, HZAU_PFXX_2.0, whole genome shotgun sequence genome:
- the si:ch73-345f18.3 gene encoding uncharacterized protein si:ch73-345f18.3 isoform X2 codes for MITARHVGVPDLDQRFTDFAEMFNTQQKNYECMQEKRKTLMVCYCCAPDSSLSECLQKMKDEHNDHQIILQLKGYDFGLAVTPDDSVPDKLKQTQENIRELCQAVKAIMAFGPKLEELVDWLLNSEKILTQKVNAEAKTHQESTRLGGNLRENLREASRAKRFSPLYREEAGKLFNEVDMLSGVKQ; via the exons ATGATAACTGCACGGCATGTTGGCGTGCCAGATCTGGACCAGCGCTTCACTGACTTTGCAGAAATGTTTAACACGCAGCAGAAAAACTACGAGTGTATGCAGGAAAAGCGGAAAACACTGATGGTTTGTTATTGCTGTGCCCCTGACAGCAGCCTGTCTGAGTGTCTGCAGAAGATGAAGGATGAACACA ACGACCACCAGATCATCTTGCAGTTAAAAGGATACGACTTCGGCTTGGCCGTGACACCAGACGATTCGGTGCCTGACAAGTTGAAGCAAACACAGGAGAACATCAGGGAGCTGTGTCAAGCTGTCAAAGCCATCATGGCATTTGGTCCCAAACTTGAGGAGCTGGTTGACTGGCTGCTGAATTCAGAAAAGATCCTGACCCAGAAGGTGAATGCAGAAGCAAAGACACACCAGGAGTCTACACGACTCGGAGGCAATTTGAGGGAGAATCTTCGCGAGGCATCAAGAGCTAAAAGGTTCAGTCCTCTCTACAGGGAAGAGGCTGGAAAACTTTTCAACGAGGTGGACATGCTGTCTGGAGTCAAACAATGA
- the si:ch73-345f18.3 gene encoding uncharacterized protein si:ch73-345f18.3 isoform X1 — MSFLCCCFQSQSSEEERQPILGAAQSARIPHPSAKGSPDRIGMITARHVGVPDLDQRFTDFAEMFNTQQKNYECMQEKRKTLMVCYCCAPDSSLSECLQKMKDEHNDHQIILQLKGYDFGLAVTPDDSVPDKLKQTQENIRELCQAVKAIMAFGPKLEELVDWLLNSEKILTQKVNAEAKTHQESTRLGGNLRENLREASRAKRFSPLYREEAGKLFNEVDMLSGVKQ, encoded by the exons ATGAGTTTTCTGTGCTGCTGTTTTCAGAGTCAGTCTTCAGAGGAAGAG AGACAGCCTATACTTGGAGCAGCACAGTCTGCAAGAATACCTCATCCTTCTGCTAAAG GTTCCCCGGACAGAATCGGCATGATAACTGCACGGCATGTTGGCGTGCCAGATCTGGACCAGCGCTTCACTGACTTTGCAGAAATGTTTAACACGCAGCAGAAAAACTACGAGTGTATGCAGGAAAAGCGGAAAACACTGATGGTTTGTTATTGCTGTGCCCCTGACAGCAGCCTGTCTGAGTGTCTGCAGAAGATGAAGGATGAACACA ACGACCACCAGATCATCTTGCAGTTAAAAGGATACGACTTCGGCTTGGCCGTGACACCAGACGATTCGGTGCCTGACAAGTTGAAGCAAACACAGGAGAACATCAGGGAGCTGTGTCAAGCTGTCAAAGCCATCATGGCATTTGGTCCCAAACTTGAGGAGCTGGTTGACTGGCTGCTGAATTCAGAAAAGATCCTGACCCAGAAGGTGAATGCAGAAGCAAAGACACACCAGGAGTCTACACGACTCGGAGGCAATTTGAGGGAGAATCTTCGCGAGGCATCAAGAGCTAAAAGGTTCAGTCCTCTCTACAGGGAAGAGGCTGGAAAACTTTTCAACGAGGTGGACATGCTGTCTGGAGTCAAACAATGA